From Actinomyces slackii, a single genomic window includes:
- a CDS encoding DNA-binding protein, which produces MALLVWTAVLLSQRRAALAHRRRSDYEVSLSVLGPNAGLASGATMLVEGAVMAALLLAAATVHLAAILPALAPYRLAVATGTTAALALAALAGAPLGRGRPGGAGLRVQAGAVGGLLIVLTAVVVWGLARDLAGSLHPGGQAAPGGAQGRPVETDMGTDAVAVLQALALGGLILIGICRIPSAPGGWLGLRGATGWRSAPGRAGVTERGSRALLHRAVLVALRARVPLLVAVSGLLLLGLTRLGAAMGAVGAAGAGWPGPSAPREAAPAWPVLGQISAAALGGQRLAGLVVMALAVCLLVLAAGSAFLRVPALMGILARDAYLPRQLFSRSSRARAGGIIALWLGASLLLAATGASVGCLAVLAVVTATASSALGQAAMTRYWTRELGRATEPTRRQSIRRARILSIIAAVASGALLLLAVVALAGRGSWMVLAAIALVWVTMRAIGAHYRGFDEELALSEVSEARTMPVHIHALVPALRLNRPTLRALSYAQSTQPATIEALTVDLGDGHARRLVEDWRSAGIPVPLTLLDAPEGLGDPIVAYVRSLRRESPRDLVVVFLTEYLARHWWQQLLHNRAALGLRAALLFTPGVIVATVPWHLGDPGQTHVHGGVRARTDSQIVDADAAARRASRNRRRPID; this is translated from the coding sequence GTGGCCCTCCTTGTCTGGACTGCGGTCCTGCTGTCCCAGCGGCGCGCGGCCCTGGCCCATCGGCGCCGCAGCGACTACGAGGTGTCCCTGTCAGTCCTGGGGCCCAATGCCGGCCTTGCCTCAGGCGCGACCATGCTCGTCGAGGGCGCGGTCATGGCCGCCCTCCTCCTGGCCGCCGCCACCGTCCACCTGGCGGCGATCCTCCCCGCCCTGGCCCCCTACCGCCTGGCCGTGGCGACTGGGACCACCGCGGCCCTGGCCCTGGCTGCCCTGGCAGGCGCGCCCCTGGGGCGTGGACGGCCTGGCGGCGCAGGCCTGCGAGTCCAGGCCGGCGCTGTCGGCGGCCTGCTGATCGTCCTGACAGCGGTGGTGGTCTGGGGACTGGCACGGGATCTGGCCGGGAGCCTGCACCCGGGCGGGCAGGCCGCGCCCGGCGGGGCGCAGGGCCGCCCGGTGGAGACGGATATGGGGACGGACGCTGTGGCGGTGCTGCAGGCGCTGGCCCTGGGCGGGCTGATCCTCATCGGGATCTGCCGCATCCCCTCAGCCCCCGGCGGCTGGCTCGGCCTGCGGGGCGCCACCGGCTGGCGCTCGGCCCCGGGGCGCGCCGGTGTCACCGAGCGCGGCTCCCGGGCGCTGCTCCACCGTGCGGTCCTGGTGGCGCTCAGGGCGCGCGTGCCACTGCTGGTGGCCGTCAGTGGCCTGCTCCTCCTGGGGCTGACCCGCCTGGGCGCGGCCATGGGAGCCGTGGGCGCTGCGGGTGCCGGATGGCCAGGTCCCTCCGCCCCACGCGAGGCGGCGCCGGCCTGGCCCGTGCTGGGACAGATCTCCGCCGCGGCCCTGGGCGGACAGCGACTGGCGGGCCTGGTCGTCATGGCCCTGGCCGTCTGCCTGCTCGTCCTTGCGGCGGGGTCCGCCTTCCTGCGCGTTCCCGCCCTCATGGGCATCCTGGCCAGGGACGCCTACCTGCCCCGCCAGCTCTTCTCGCGCTCCAGTCGGGCTCGCGCCGGGGGCATCATCGCCCTGTGGCTGGGGGCGAGCCTCCTGCTGGCGGCCACCGGGGCCTCCGTGGGGTGCCTGGCAGTGCTGGCGGTTGTCACCGCGACGGCCAGCAGCGCGCTCGGCCAGGCGGCCATGACGCGCTACTGGACCAGGGAGCTGGGCCGGGCCACCGAGCCGACCCGGCGCCAGAGCATCCGGCGCGCCCGCATCCTGAGCATCATCGCCGCGGTGGCCTCAGGGGCGCTCCTGCTCCTGGCCGTGGTGGCGCTGGCAGGGCGCGGGTCGTGGATGGTCCTGGCCGCCATCGCCCTGGTCTGGGTCACCATGCGCGCCATCGGAGCCCATTACCGCGGCTTCGATGAGGAGCTGGCGCTCAGCGAGGTCTCAGAGGCCAGGACCATGCCCGTTCACATCCACGCCCTGGTGCCGGCCCTGCGCCTGAACCGGCCCACGCTACGGGCCCTGAGCTACGCCCAGTCCACCCAGCCCGCAACCATCGAGGCCCTGACCGTCGATCTGGGCGACGGGCATGCCCGGCGCCTGGTGGAGGACTGGCGCAGCGCCGGCATCCCCGTGCCCCTGACACTGCTGGACGCCCCCGAGGGACTGGGCGACCCGATCGTGGCCTATGTGCGCTCCCTGCGCCGGGAGTCCCCGCGCGACCTGGTCGTGGTCTTCCTGACCGAGTACCTGGCGCGCCACTGGTGGCAGCAGCTCCTCCACAACCGGGCCGCCCTGGGGCTGCGGGCCGCCCTGCTGTTCACCCCCGGGGTCATCGTGGCCACGGTCCCCTGGCATCTGGGCGACCCCGGTCAGACCCACGTCCACGGGGGCGTGCGGGCCCGCACGGACAGCCAGATCGTGGATGCCGACGCCGCGGCCCGTCGCGCCTCCCGCAACCGGCGCCGGCCCATCGACTAG
- a CDS encoding class I SAM-dependent RNA methyltransferase — MSPQRPQRPSSPARRGPSRPRGRAGNAGRRRHEAVDEPAQRGPAEEIILAVGAPAHGGHCVARPADDPTGRVVFVRHALPGETVRAAMTEKNAKIWRADAVEILTPSPDRVDSVWPQAGPGGVGGGELAHVALPAQRTWKRWVLADCLRRIGGPATAQAVAALEEAGSSGSIVVEPLASEAAAEASGQAREARLAGTGTRTRVSLTVGPDGRPGMHGFRSGTVQPLDRLPLAVAAIEEIGLLESSRWRKHYRPGMRVEAVAPSIGEPLVLLDDRVLTSQAHATGRRRVEEAVDASGLGLGELRYSLHAEGFWQIHRDAPVTLVDRVVRAALGQEPSAAGTGGDGAKALGGARGKRVMELYSGAGLFTLPLAMLIDGGELCAIEGSSQAVGDARRNLHGLGSVRLSTGRVTARSVTQAGQAMGKAPDVVVLDPPRQGAGREVIGALAGLAPERIVLVACDPAALARDLAVLLDNRYELAAMSALDMFPHTHHFETIAVLERR; from the coding sequence ATGAGCCCTCAGCGCCCCCAGCGGCCCTCCAGTCCCGCGCGCCGCGGCCCCTCCCGCCCCCGTGGTCGGGCGGGCAACGCGGGGAGGCGCCGGCACGAGGCCGTCGATGAGCCCGCTCAGCGCGGACCGGCCGAGGAGATCATCCTGGCCGTGGGCGCACCCGCCCACGGTGGCCACTGCGTGGCCCGACCCGCTGACGACCCCACCGGCCGCGTCGTCTTCGTGCGCCATGCGCTGCCCGGTGAGACGGTGCGCGCCGCGATGACCGAGAAGAATGCCAAGATCTGGCGGGCCGATGCCGTTGAGATCCTCACCCCCTCCCCGGACCGGGTGGACTCGGTGTGGCCCCAGGCCGGTCCCGGGGGAGTGGGCGGCGGAGAGCTGGCCCACGTCGCCCTGCCCGCCCAGCGCACCTGGAAGCGCTGGGTGCTGGCCGACTGCCTGCGCCGCATCGGCGGGCCCGCCACCGCCCAGGCCGTCGCCGCCCTGGAGGAGGCCGGCAGCAGCGGCAGCATCGTCGTCGAGCCGCTGGCCAGCGAGGCCGCGGCCGAGGCCAGCGGGCAGGCCCGGGAGGCGCGACTGGCAGGGACGGGGACGCGCACCCGCGTGTCCCTGACCGTGGGACCCGATGGGCGCCCGGGCATGCACGGCTTCCGCTCCGGGACGGTGCAGCCCCTGGACCGCCTCCCCCTGGCCGTTGCCGCCATCGAGGAGATCGGGCTCCTGGAGAGCTCCCGCTGGCGCAAGCACTACCGGCCCGGAATGCGCGTCGAGGCCGTGGCGCCCAGCATCGGGGAGCCCCTGGTGCTCCTGGATGACCGCGTCCTGACCTCCCAGGCCCACGCCACGGGCAGGCGCCGCGTCGAGGAGGCGGTGGACGCCTCTGGGCTGGGGCTGGGCGAGCTGCGCTACAGCCTTCACGCCGAGGGCTTCTGGCAGATCCACCGCGACGCACCGGTCACCCTGGTCGACCGCGTGGTGCGCGCTGCCCTGGGCCAGGAGCCCAGTGCCGCGGGCACAGGGGGCGACGGCGCCAAGGCCCTGGGCGGAGCCCGGGGCAAGCGGGTCATGGAGCTCTACTCGGGGGCGGGGCTGTTCACCCTGCCCCTGGCCATGCTCATCGACGGCGGCGAGCTGTGCGCCATCGAGGGCAGCTCCCAGGCCGTGGGCGATGCGCGGCGCAACCTCCACGGCCTTGGCTCGGTCCGCCTGTCCACCGGGCGGGTCACGGCGCGCTCGGTGACCCAGGCAGGCCAGGCGATGGGAAAAGCGCCCGACGTCGTCGTCCTGGACCCACCACGCCAGGGTGCCGGGCGCGAGGTCATCGGCGCCCTGGCGGGCCTGGCCCCCGAGCGGATCGTGCTGGTGGCCTGCGACCCGGCGGCCCTGGCCCGCGACCTGGCCGTGCTCCTGGACAATCGCTACGAGCTGGCGGCCATGAGCGCCCTGGACATGTTCCCCCACACCCACCACTTCGAGACCATCGCGGTTCTCGAGCGCCGCTGA
- a CDS encoding DUF7926 domain-containing protein: MMQFQYPAAHRRYAAAALSAVLLILGGLIALTVPSAHAAQNSAVKVSFEPLVLADHSGNEYPGKPAHLEDPVRLKFTWDASAANPQPGESFIIALPDEYRFREIGRQDDLVLSDGTKVGDCVTEAAALTCTFNTAISAATELKGSGNQLLVAQQVTQTSTTTFNANGTDVTVSHPNDEPILPIAWEEKDLGKYANSLNRESSSATWHIQFSGTTIANHLGVADGSVSSVTLKDTTGGGQVLNPDKSTWYVRVNPQRFGGGADGYFDVAKADGTQMTTEHGTFTLTPTISEDGTSATVTLTRTDGTFDPDTNYEIVYQSLAEGGRIVPGKVYTNSATLEGGAGTTVSTQVSYKDPISYDVQLTQGFGSFGVKKYVTGERQGDVTSETKVRVTVAYELPNGTTEADYRNWTNKPATNPYTVEVAVNEKQPDNTLYEFPKGTRITLTEDTSAATLPDSLAWGETTFSVNDSQSPDTASFTVAEEVTPVSLYNEVTTETPQPTPDPTPTQDPTDPTPTQDPTEPTPTQDPTDPAPTQDPTDPAPSQDPTDPAPTESPVGPTPTGDPTGPKASTTTVPVPTGGTGALASTGAAVVMAVILGASALVAGAILMAARRRSE; encoded by the coding sequence ATGATGCAATTCCAGTACCCCGCTGCGCACCGCAGATATGCGGCTGCCGCGCTATCCGCGGTGCTCTTGATCCTGGGCGGCCTTATCGCCCTGACCGTCCCCTCGGCTCACGCCGCGCAGAACTCAGCGGTCAAGGTGTCCTTCGAGCCGCTCGTCCTGGCCGACCACAGCGGCAACGAGTACCCGGGCAAGCCGGCCCATCTCGAGGACCCCGTTCGCCTGAAGTTCACCTGGGACGCCTCCGCCGCGAATCCGCAGCCGGGAGAGTCGTTCATCATCGCCCTGCCCGATGAGTACCGATTCCGCGAGATCGGCCGCCAGGACGACCTGGTCCTGAGCGACGGCACGAAGGTCGGGGACTGCGTGACAGAGGCCGCGGCCCTGACCTGCACCTTCAACACGGCGATCTCCGCGGCCACCGAGCTCAAGGGATCGGGCAACCAGCTCCTCGTCGCCCAGCAGGTGACGCAGACCAGCACCACCACCTTCAACGCCAACGGCACTGATGTCACGGTCTCCCACCCCAATGACGAGCCCATCCTGCCCATCGCGTGGGAGGAGAAGGACCTGGGCAAGTACGCCAACTCCCTCAACCGGGAGTCCAGCTCCGCGACCTGGCACATCCAGTTCAGCGGCACCACCATCGCCAACCACCTCGGGGTCGCCGACGGCTCGGTCAGCTCCGTGACCCTCAAGGACACCACCGGCGGCGGGCAGGTGCTCAACCCCGATAAGAGCACGTGGTACGTGCGGGTCAATCCCCAGAGGTTCGGCGGGGGCGCCGACGGCTACTTCGACGTCGCCAAGGCCGACGGGACTCAGATGACCACCGAGCACGGCACCTTCACCCTGACCCCGACCATCTCCGAGGACGGCACGAGCGCCACGGTGACCCTGACCCGCACCGACGGCACCTTCGACCCCGACACCAACTACGAGATCGTCTACCAGTCGCTGGCCGAGGGCGGCCGGATCGTCCCCGGGAAGGTCTACACCAACAGCGCGACGCTGGAGGGCGGCGCCGGCACGACCGTGTCCACCCAGGTGTCCTACAAGGACCCGATCTCCTACGACGTCCAGCTGACCCAGGGCTTCGGCTCCTTCGGCGTCAAGAAGTACGTCACCGGTGAGCGCCAGGGCGATGTCACCTCCGAGACCAAGGTGCGGGTCACGGTGGCCTATGAGCTGCCCAACGGCACCACCGAGGCGGACTACCGGAACTGGACCAACAAGCCGGCGACCAACCCCTACACCGTCGAGGTGGCCGTCAATGAGAAGCAGCCTGACAACACCCTCTACGAGTTCCCCAAGGGCACGCGCATCACGCTGACCGAGGACACCTCGGCCGCGACGCTGCCGGACTCCCTGGCATGGGGCGAGACGACCTTCTCGGTCAACGACTCCCAGAGCCCGGACACGGCCTCCTTCACCGTGGCCGAGGAGGTGACCCCGGTGAGCCTCTACAACGAGGTGACCACCGAGACGCCCCAGCCCACCCCGGACCCGACGCCGACTCAGGACCCGACGGACCCCACGCCCACCCAGGACCCGACGGAGCCGACGCCGACTCAGGATCCCACGGACCCCGCGCCCACCCAGGACCCGACGGACCCCGCACCGTCCCAGGACCCGACGGACCCCGCGCCCACCGAGAGCCCGGTTGGCCCGACGCCCACCGGCGACCCGACCGGCCCGAAGGCCTCCACGACGACCGTCCCCGTGCCCACTGGTGGCACCGGCGCGCTCGCCAGCACCGGCGCAGCGGTTGTCATGGCTGTGATCCTGGGCGCGAGCGCGCTCGTGGCAGGAGCGATCCTCATGGCTGCGCGCCGTCGCTCTGAGTGA
- the acnA gene encoding aconitate hydratase AcnA translates to MASLNTFASRDALDVGGRTYEIFRLDAVPGLERLPYSLKVLAENLLRTEDGANVTADHVRALAQWDPTAEPDTEIQFTPARVVMQDFTGVPCIVDLATMREAVAELGGDPEAINPLAPAEMVIDHSVQIDSFGLPGSLERNKELEYERNAERYQFLRWGQGALDNFRVVPPGTGIVHQVNIEFLARTVFTRTETRDGAQVTVAYPDTCVGTDSHTTMVNGLGVLGWGVGGIEAEAAMLGQPVSMLIPKVVGFKLSGAIPAAATATDVVLTITQMLRAHGVVGKIVEFYGEGVGAVPLANRATIGNMSPEFGSTAAMFPIDEVTLDYLRLTGRSEESIALVEAYTKAQGMWHDPSREPVFSEYLELDLSTVVPSIAGPKRPQDRIELTASKEAFRQVLPTYADQASRPTSVTLADGTVTELDHGHVAIASITSCTNTSNPSVMVAAGLLARNAVARGLRSKPWVKTSTAPGSQVVTDYYEKAGLWPALNELGFNVVGYGCATCIGNSGPLPAEVSAAVGEADLAVVSVLSGNRNFEGRINPDVKMNYLASPPLVIAYALAGTMDFDFATEPLGQDAEGNDVFLTDIWPSPAEVQATIDATIDREMYTRDYADVFAGDERWRSLDTPEGQTFAWDEASTYVRKAPFFEGLTMELDPVTDIDGARVLALLGDSVTTDHISPAGAIKADSPAGRYLAEHGVERADFNSYGSRRGNHEVMIRGTFANIRLRNQLLDGVEGGFTRNFLTGEVESIFDASQAYQAAGVPLVVLGGKEYGSGSSRDWAAKGTALLGVRAVIAESFERIHRSNLIGMGVVPLQFPAGESAASLGLDGTETFSITGLTALNDGVTPKTVAVRAERADGSAVAFDAVVRIDTPGEADYFRNGGILQYVLRSLARS, encoded by the coding sequence GTGGCCAGTCTCAACACCTTCGCCTCGCGTGACGCGCTCGACGTGGGCGGGCGCACCTACGAGATCTTCCGTCTCGACGCCGTCCCAGGCCTGGAGCGGCTGCCCTACTCCTTGAAGGTGCTCGCCGAGAACCTCCTGCGCACCGAGGACGGCGCGAATGTCACCGCCGATCACGTGCGCGCCCTGGCCCAGTGGGACCCCACGGCCGAGCCGGACACGGAGATCCAGTTCACCCCGGCCCGGGTGGTCATGCAGGACTTCACCGGTGTTCCCTGCATCGTCGACCTGGCCACCATGCGCGAGGCCGTCGCCGAGTTGGGCGGCGACCCGGAGGCCATCAACCCCCTGGCCCCCGCCGAGATGGTCATCGACCACTCCGTTCAGATCGACTCCTTCGGCCTGCCCGGCTCCCTGGAGCGCAACAAGGAGCTGGAGTACGAGCGCAATGCCGAGCGCTACCAGTTCCTGCGCTGGGGGCAGGGCGCCCTGGACAACTTCCGCGTGGTGCCCCCGGGCACCGGCATCGTCCACCAGGTCAACATCGAGTTCCTGGCCCGGACCGTCTTCACCCGCACCGAGACCCGCGACGGCGCCCAGGTGACGGTGGCCTATCCGGACACCTGCGTGGGCACCGACTCCCACACCACCATGGTCAACGGCCTGGGCGTGCTGGGCTGGGGCGTGGGCGGCATCGAGGCCGAGGCCGCCATGCTCGGCCAGCCCGTGTCCATGCTCATCCCCAAGGTGGTGGGCTTCAAGCTCTCCGGTGCCATCCCGGCCGCCGCCACGGCCACCGACGTGGTGCTGACCATCACCCAGATGCTGCGCGCCCACGGCGTGGTGGGCAAGATCGTGGAGTTCTACGGCGAGGGCGTGGGCGCTGTGCCCCTGGCCAACCGCGCCACCATCGGCAACATGAGCCCCGAGTTCGGCTCGACGGCCGCCATGTTCCCCATCGATGAGGTCACCCTGGACTACCTGCGCCTGACCGGGCGCTCCGAGGAGTCGATCGCCCTGGTGGAGGCCTACACTAAGGCCCAGGGCATGTGGCACGACCCCTCCCGCGAGCCGGTCTTCTCCGAGTACCTGGAGCTGGATCTGTCCACGGTGGTGCCCTCCATCGCCGGGCCCAAGCGCCCCCAGGACCGCATCGAGCTGACCGCCTCCAAGGAGGCCTTCCGCCAGGTGCTGCCCACCTACGCCGACCAGGCCTCCAGGCCCACTTCGGTGACCCTGGCCGACGGCACCGTCACCGAGCTGGACCACGGGCATGTGGCGATCGCCTCGATCACCTCGTGCACCAACACCTCCAACCCGTCGGTCATGGTGGCCGCGGGGCTGCTGGCCCGTAATGCGGTGGCCCGCGGCCTGCGCTCCAAGCCGTGGGTCAAGACCTCCACGGCGCCGGGCTCACAGGTGGTGACCGACTACTACGAGAAGGCGGGGCTGTGGCCGGCCCTCAACGAGCTGGGCTTCAATGTGGTGGGCTACGGCTGCGCCACCTGCATCGGCAACTCCGGCCCCCTGCCGGCCGAGGTCTCCGCGGCCGTGGGGGAGGCGGACCTGGCAGTGGTCTCCGTGCTCTCCGGCAACCGCAACTTCGAGGGGCGCATCAACCCCGACGTCAAGATGAACTACCTGGCCTCCCCGCCTCTGGTCATCGCCTACGCGCTGGCCGGGACCATGGACTTCGACTTCGCCACCGAGCCCCTGGGGCAGGACGCTGAGGGCAACGACGTCTTCCTGACCGACATCTGGCCCAGCCCCGCCGAGGTGCAGGCCACCATTGATGCGACCATCGACCGGGAGATGTACACGCGCGACTACGCCGATGTCTTCGCCGGGGACGAGCGCTGGCGGAGCCTGGACACGCCCGAGGGCCAGACCTTCGCCTGGGACGAGGCCTCTACCTATGTGCGCAAGGCCCCCTTCTTCGAGGGCCTGACCATGGAGCTGGACCCGGTGACGGATATCGACGGCGCCCGGGTGCTGGCGCTCCTGGGCGACTCGGTGACCACCGACCACATCTCCCCGGCCGGCGCCATCAAGGCCGACTCCCCGGCGGGTCGGTACCTGGCCGAGCACGGCGTGGAGCGGGCGGATTTCAACTCCTACGGCTCGCGCCGCGGCAACCACGAGGTCATGATCCGCGGCACCTTCGCCAATATCCGCCTGCGCAACCAGTTGCTCGACGGCGTCGAGGGCGGGTTCACCCGCAACTTCCTCACCGGCGAGGTCGAGTCGATCTTCGACGCCTCCCAAGCCTACCAGGCGGCCGGCGTGCCGCTGGTGGTGCTGGGCGGCAAGGAGTACGGCAGCGGCTCGTCACGCGACTGGGCGGCCAAGGGAACGGCCCTGCTGGGCGTGCGCGCGGTCATCGCCGAGTCCTTCGAGCGCATCCACCGCTCCAACCTCATCGGCATGGGCGTGGTGCCCCTGCAGTTCCCGGCGGGGGAGTCGGCCGCCTCGCTGGGCCTGGATGGCACCGAGACCTTCTCCATCACGGGGCTGACGGCGCTTAATGACGGGGTGACCCCCAAGACCGTTGCGGTGCGCGCCGAGCGGGCCGACGGAAGCGCGGTCGCCTTCGACGCGGTTGTGCGCATCGACACCCCCGGCGAGGCCGACTACTTCCGCAACGGCGGGATCCTGCAGTACGTGCTGCGCTCGCTCGCCCGCAGTTGA
- a CDS encoding Abi family protein has protein sequence MDTFLPDTRLAQVVSVYEFDHELRNRVGSILSIIETAFRFFIGHRLGMINTFAHREPYILGAVRQEGPDSLTEPTAAYREWLSEYDRLEGRARGDFVTHFREKYGPHLPIWVATEVMSFGALTKLYGLMRQSDQEIIAARFQIRTADGRGDRGALNNWLNNLRNVRNICAHYGRLWNRTFDVLIDAPGRAREDADDLLASLVRKDVNNRLYGVLIIMRYLLLSIAPGRADVVDLVDFIEERADSVGFDIGKLGFPDKWRGNPIWSKCFMLDHEPMLAANLLDRASCMTAAEAREALTSAQPTEVDCAQTSTQTDRAMKAAQRALLRAYLKYGVVIEIQLGKTKYYPTFQFRDGKIIDALAEINRKLSSSCDGVSSVGVAKALLDWWQTPHPDLPSGEGGRTGSPLDLLNSVCEKDFAVKIDEVNATGSFSVST, from the coding sequence CTGGACACCTTCCTTCCCGACACTCGCCTCGCACAGGTAGTCTCGGTGTACGAGTTTGATCACGAGCTCCGGAATCGTGTCGGCAGTATCCTCAGCATAATTGAGACGGCGTTCCGCTTCTTCATCGGTCATCGGCTCGGCATGATCAACACCTTCGCGCACAGAGAACCTTATATTCTTGGCGCAGTGAGGCAGGAAGGCCCTGACTCTCTGACTGAGCCGACTGCCGCCTATCGCGAATGGCTCAGCGAGTACGATCGCCTGGAGGGGCGCGCTCGAGGAGATTTCGTTACTCATTTCCGCGAAAAGTATGGTCCCCATCTTCCTATTTGGGTGGCAACTGAAGTAATGTCCTTCGGTGCCCTGACCAAGCTCTACGGACTGATGCGGCAAAGCGATCAGGAGATTATTGCTGCGCGTTTCCAGATTCGAACCGCAGATGGGCGCGGTGATCGCGGTGCCCTCAATAACTGGCTCAACAATCTTAGGAATGTGCGAAACATCTGTGCGCACTACGGACGCTTGTGGAACCGGACATTCGATGTGCTCATTGATGCACCAGGGCGGGCTCGCGAAGACGCTGATGACCTTCTAGCGTCGCTCGTGAGAAAAGATGTGAACAATAGACTCTACGGTGTGCTGATCATCATGCGTTATCTCCTGCTGAGCATCGCGCCGGGTAGGGCTGACGTCGTTGATCTTGTCGACTTCATCGAGGAGCGGGCCGACTCGGTGGGATTTGATATAGGGAAACTCGGATTTCCAGACAAGTGGAGAGGAAATCCAATATGGAGCAAGTGCTTTATGCTCGATCATGAACCGATGCTCGCTGCGAACCTGCTTGATCGTGCATCGTGTATGACGGCTGCCGAGGCTCGGGAAGCGCTCACCAGTGCACAACCTACTGAGGTTGACTGTGCTCAGACCTCAACACAGACTGACAGAGCGATGAAGGCAGCCCAGCGTGCGTTGCTGCGAGCCTACCTCAAGTATGGAGTCGTGATCGAGATTCAACTCGGAAAGACAAAATATTACCCCACCTTCCAGTTTCGTGACGGGAAGATCATCGATGCTCTTGCGGAGATCAACCGGAAACTTTCCTCATCCTGCGACGGGGTGTCTTCAGTCGGCGTGGCTAAAGCACTTTTGGACTGGTGGCAAACGCCACATCCGGATCTGCCGTCGGGTGAGGGTGGCCGGACCGGGTCGCCACTTGACCTGTTGAACTCTGTTTGCGAGAAGGATTTCGCTGTGAAAATTGACGAGGTAAACGCGACCGGTAGTTTTTCTGTGTCGACCTGA
- a CDS encoding alpha/beta fold hydrolase: MAQALIGSGFRVIAADLRGHGDSDANFLSYGDEDTARDLIALLEHLGAVATAGPVLLVGGRERAAALSDLLCRPGYWSAFRATTVMTNIVRNATRLSRWARPTGASPMITPASIH, from the coding sequence TTGGCGCAGGCGCTCATCGGCAGCGGGTTCCGTGTCATTGCCGCCGATCTACGCGGGCATGGTGACAGTGATGCGAACTTCCTCTCGTACGGGGACGAGGACACCGCGCGCGACCTCATCGCCCTGCTGGAGCACCTCGGTGCTGTTGCCACTGCGGGACCGGTGCTCCTTGTGGGCGGACGTGAAAGAGCCGCAGCTCTCTCCGACCTTCTGTGCAGGCCCGGGTACTGGTCGGCATTCCGTGCAACCACTGTCATGACGAACATCGTGCGGAACGCGACGCGCTTATCTCGATGGGCCAGGCCTACCGGCGCTTCGCCCATGATTACCCCGGCCTCTATCCACTGA
- a CDS encoding TetR-like C-terminal domain-containing protein, whose product MGQAYRRFAHDYPGLYPLTQFRGGGVGGSANADADSVQAQRAVEIVVAALAGYSIPEARMIDVVMMTRSALHGFADIEVKGGFAWPEPVDQSFTVLLDMLDAALRSLASGSR is encoded by the coding sequence ATGGGCCAGGCCTACCGGCGCTTCGCCCATGATTACCCCGGCCTCTATCCACTGACGCAGTTCCGGGGCGGGGGCGTTGGCGGAAGCGCGAACGCGGATGCCGACTCAGTGCAGGCGCAGCGCGCTGTGGAGATCGTCGTCGCGGCACTAGCCGGCTACAGCATCCCCGAGGCGAGAATGATCGACGTTGTCATGATGACGCGCTCGGCGCTTCACGGATTCGCGGACATCGAGGTCAAGGGCGGATTCGCGTGGCCCGAGCCGGTCGACCAGAGCTTCACCGTGCTGCTGGACATGCTCGACGCCGCCCTGCGCTCCCTAGCCTCCGGCTCCAGGTAG